A window of the Miscanthus floridulus cultivar M001 chromosome 14, ASM1932011v1, whole genome shotgun sequence genome harbors these coding sequences:
- the LOC136504577 gene encoding isoflavone reductase homolog codes for MEKSRVLVVGGTGYIGRRIVRASLAQGHPTLVLMRPEIGLDIDKLQMLLSFKAQGARLVEASLEDHAALVAAVAQADVVISAAAMSGVHFRSHNLSLQHQLVEAIKEAGNIKRFIPSEFGVDPSKMGHALEPGRVTFDEKMDLRRAIEEANIPHTYVSANCFAGYFCPNLCQMRTLLPPKEKVHVYGDGNVKVIFCDEDDVATYTIKSVDDPRALNKTIYLRPPENILTQNDVISKWENLSGNVLEKIHIPADEFLASMKDTDFANQVAVGHFYHIFYEGCLTNFEIGDDGAEATLLYPDVLYTRMDEYMKRYL; via the exons ATGGAGAAGAGCCGGGTCCTGGTGGTGGGCGGCACCGGGTACATCGGCCGGCGGATCGTGCGGGCAAGCCTGGCGCAGGGTCACCCGACGCTGGTCCTGATGCGGCCGGAGATCGGCCTGGACATCGACAAGCTCCAGATGCTGCTCTCCTTCAAGGCGCAGGGCGCGCGCCTGGTGGAGGCGTCGCTGGAGGATCACGCGGCCCTCGTCGCCGCCGTGGCGCAGGCCGACGTGGTCATCTCGGCCGCGGCCATGTCCGGGGTGCACTTCCGCAGCCACAACCTCTCCCTGCAGCATCAGCTCGTGGAGGCTATCAAGGAGGCTGGGAACATCAAG CGTTTTATACCATCAGAATTCGGCGTGGATCCATCCAAGATGGGGCATGCTCTAGAACCAGGAAGGGTTACGTTTGATGAAAAGATGGACCTAAGACGGGCAATTGAAGAGGCCAACATTCCCCACACCTATGTTTCTGCCAATTGCTTTGCTGGTTACTTTTGCCCAAACCTATGTCAAATGCGCACCCTGTTGCCACCCAAAGAGAAAGTTCATGTATATGGAGACGGCAATGTCAAAG TTATATTTTGTGATGAAGACGATGTTGCAACATATACAATCAAGTCTGTTGATGATCCTCGTGCATTGAACAAGACAATATACCTAAGACCACCAGAAAACATCTTGACTCAAAATGATGTTATCTCAAAATGGGAAAACCTTTCCGGAAATGTTCTGGAGAAAATCCACATTCCTGCAGATGAATTCTTGGCTTCAATGAAAG ATACTGACTTCGCCAATCAAGTCGCTGTGGGACACTTTTACCATATTTTCTATGAAGGTTGCTTGACAAATTTTGAAATCGGCGACGATGGAGCAGAGGCTACTCTGTTGTACCCAGACGTTCTGTATACCCGTATGGACGAGTACATGAAAAGATATCTGTAA